TTTTATATGCAAAAATATATGTTTACAGCGTCTTCTACCAGGTGCTACAGAGGCCGTTTTATAATTCACATCCGTGATTGTAACTTTCGatcaatcagcggcaaaagcaATAGAGCAGACCGAATTTGGAAATTATTCGAAATAGAAACGGTTTTTAATTTGTCGTAAAATCTACTTATAAGAGTTAATTTCAATTGTTTTTGATATCCTCTTTTAATTAACGATATTGTGAGATCATGCCAAGATACCGGCATAGTACACTATTAATACGTCTTAGTCCGAACCATAAAGCTGGTCATGCATGGAGCGCTCATACACCTAAAATAATTGTCAAATTAAATAATAGCGTTCTGTGTGCAAGCTAGTATTGATctcattaaattttataagTCGATATTAATGAAAAATcttaataataattttgacATTCCAAAATTTAGGTCTGGCTACTCCACCCTGATAACACCGGCGTAGGAAGCGGTTGGCTCGGGGCTGAAGTCtcctcgctcagtgtaggaatttaAACTTTCTGTGCTGGTGACGTTTGCAAATCTGCTTACGATCTGGCAAGCGAGTTAATTTTTGcctactcatgatgacatgcACGGTACAGccccgctcgtgaacatcttacGAATAAGAACATTTTGCCGATGCTTCGGACATCAAAACGCTGACTTTACGAAATAAGCATAAAGTTTTTATCAGCTGCTAGTGCAATGCAGTGCCATGATGCACAAGATAGACATGACAGCATTCACCACAGTAAGTATTAACCTTTAATTTTAGAGAAAGCGAACTAAACTTTCGTCCGATTTTTTAATGATAGGCCACGCGTGAGCAAATATATATGACAttctctatatagtttgtgGGTTATCATGACTCCACTGGTGAGTAGTACTGGCCAAGGAAGGACCACTGTTGCAGACTCGACTATGTACTTCTGTTCTTTTAAAAATATGCACTTTGAGCAAGCTGCAGTATAGCTACAGTTTATATTGACACATTatgtgtataaatatataggattttgtatgtgtatacaGTTGTAAGCATATCTGCGTAAAGAATGTCGATTCACACAGCTGTCTGTAATAGGTGAGCGTGTCTCTCAGGGTAGAGAGGACGCGTGTCAAACGGAATATAGTTTAACCCTCTCACTTTTGAAAGTAACTCAAATTAAAAGTTGAAAAGAcagccatgcatgcatatacatgtagATGGAAAACAAATATAACATTTTCAGACAAATATAGATCAAATATACAAGTTAATTGATAACCCATTACTGTAAAATGCGCTGTTATATGACAACGTAAAAACAAAGTAAATCttaacaaaaatttaaatatataaattaatttatacgAGTAGATAGATCTTTAATCTCTATACTataaaacaaaactaaaatgtttgattaattttgtgtttaattaCAGACATTTAGGATTTGAGTCTCTAGTGCATGTCTGCTATTAACATAGTTGCAACTCTATTTATGTTTAAGGGTTCAACAGGTTCTGTTGGTTCATCTGGACCAAAAGGATCAAGTGGTGACAAGGTAGATAAATATACATTGTTGAACTATGTGGCCGCAATTATGTATTACTATGTGCAAATTTCGAGTAGGGACTAAAAGGAAGTATGGGGCCAAGAGGTATTGAAGGAGCAGATGGAGATCCTGTAAGTCACAAGCGATACAGATATCTGaattacaaaatttttattatcattattattatcattcttaaaattatatgtatgtaatatATCTATTTAAATCTTTAGGAATAATTACCAGCATATTCAATTAATGTTATACTTAGATTAGAGAAACAAAGATATTAGATAGAATATAACATTGAATTATAAGTTTTATTATGTAAAGCTTGTTTGGTTTAGGGGGCAGCCGGTCACACGGGACCAGTTGGTCCACGAGGCTCAAAAGGAGGAAAGGTAGGAACCTGTTAGCTTTGAACATTGGGTTTATACTCAAgatatatttgcatatataGGGACTGAAAGGGATACCAGGTAGAACAGGCCCGAGGGGTCCACAAGGCATTCCCGGAGAACCagtattatatttaatttattaagtaaaTTTAACGTTTAGTAAGTCTTAATTATTTTAGATAGACCAGGAGACTCTTGAAAAGTACTTTAGTCCTgtgaaaacgttacagagaGAGGTAGGTTATTGTCAAGTTTGTACGAGCATGCAGGACTACGTTACAATTCAATTAATCGTTAATAACGCAGCATTTTGCAAAGTTGGTATTTGCATTTAGTTATTGGATTTACTTTATTTAATTGTGTTAGTGCaataaattatgtattttgGAATTTGGTTTGAAAAGCGAAAGTTTATTAGTTTTGTTTTAGCTGAAAACAGAAATTTGAAACGTACTTAAAATGTATTTGACTAGAAAGACTTCCGGTCTGCGGACTACgtatcagtggcagatccacaATCGGCACTTGCCGGCCTCCCTAATGTAATGCGGAAGCGCCCTCAATTGCTCTGGCACTAGGTATAATCTTGTGGATCCTCTGACTATGCGGTCAAAAAGTAAGTGCTGAAAGAAGTAACTCAGCCCTCGCGTATGTAAAGACTTTAGACTGAGTTTCGCAGCACTACGAGGCTCGACGACCTGCTTATATACTCTTTTTCGTACACAAGGACATTCAGTTAGACTGTACCGTGGAGATTGAATCGTTTGCCCTGAGGAATCCGAGACGAATGCTGCTTGCTGATGTTAATTATGAACTCACTGAAGAAACCACTTGAAGTTAAGTCTAAAATATTCTATTGCCAAGTTGGTGTGTGTCGAAATGAATGAACTGAATGttgttgtatatatattaattgtgaaaattgattaattgtaAAAACGAAGGTGTAAATACAGTGATCGACGGTGTAGAgccagcttcaattactaccTGTATAGTTGGTCAATGTAGCTTACATTGTGTGTTGCTAGGTATCTAACATGAAACTCACTTTGCAGTCTTTGGTACGCAATCATACAAATTTTTTATCTACCCACTATCGTTATAATAATGTTGTATTGCAGGCAAGTAACGATCAACCTGCTGCTTATTTACACGGGAATAATAATTATGGCACAAAAAGTGGTGGTAAAGTTCTTGTTCTTCtacaatttaaaaaatttattaaactaATGCATTTTGGTGTTGTTGATTGTAATCAGGCAGCATTATTACGGACTGGTATACTGGTAGCGGTAAGTGGTATTCTCCTATTCTGAGAGGTGGAATGACATACAGTAACGGATACATTACCGTGCCGAAAGATGGACTTTACTATATTTACGGAAAGATATATTTTGCTCCACAGTCGGGACAAACACAATCTGGATTCTACATCTACTTGAACAGTCAACACGTTGATTCTACCTACCAGTACTTTTCATCACCAAATGGTAATCAAGATCACACTTGTTATTCTGGTCTTCTAAAAATGGCCAGCAAAGGAGACAGGATCTATATGAAGTTTGTCTCTACTGTGTACGCTTACATGTATACCTCTTATGCTAAGTTTGGAGCCTTCCGTGTTGCTTAGACGGTGCAATATCTTTTGCAATGACGTGACTtaattgttgtttctttgtcaaaTGATGGCAGTCGGTGTAAAGTACGTATGGTTTATCGTACTTTATACAGGTTTTGTTGGATTTTGTCTAAAGAAAACGTTTATACTGaaagcatttaattaattgcttcgCTGCACGATTAAGTTATTCTTCTCTCGTCATCATGCACATTTCGAACGATCATTTCTTACAGAAAGAGGCGAACGGCTTGTTGCAGACCCATAATATTCATCAAGATGTAGTTCGGTTCAACATTTCACGGTACACGCCACCATATTACGTATGACCGGAAATACGCAGCGATCGCGTCTAGCGGCTAAGGGCTGCTTTACAGCAACTTACGCCAGCTGAGCGTAATCCCAGTGTATTACGTAAACGTAGTCAGACGCTAAAACCTATTGATTAGAGTAGTCtcgcccctccccttttttaCTTCCGTTGGCCGgaagagggtctggtaagGTTCCTTTGCTGTTTTGGTTCTGCCCATCCCAGCATTCCCTAAGCCATAAAGACATAACGATGATCTGCATGTAAATTGAGATAAGCGAGCAACTGATGGGAACTCACTACTAATTAGTATCCGCATGTACAGCGAATTCTATTTCTGCTGCAGgtgctgctggactttgttcttgttctaggCGTGTTCATTTGCTCTCACAGTTTGCGTGGCTGCCTGCTATAGGCATGGTAAGAGAAGCGGGCAAGTCGTCTTCTTGCGTGCAGGTGAGTTGTTCCTCGAGAAAGTGAGAAAATGTAGATAGCAGCAAACAGGTGTCCGAGTTATAACGATTTTGAAATATGATTCTGGACTCTACAGTTACGCAGACTAGGCACATGCATCAGCTTAGTCACACCTATACTAATGGTCacaatgcgggagatttgacgCCTAATGCGGGTAGAGTCGTACTCGTAGACGTGCGCGGGAGAAGGGTCACAAATtcgggagtctcccgctcaatgcgggagagtcACCGTCtcagagttggcagctctgtacTCATATACGTAGAGTCATACATAAATTATTGGACACTCCTCAATATTGGACTCTGGCGTACGGAAACCAGacaaagatttcttgtatctaaggcatgaatgtagagtgtatagtcacacggtaacacggcgtgctagattcagcttgatcactaCGCGTATTGTTCttcacggtgacaaaatagaacttccgtTGCTTTGCTTTCGACAGTACCACAGTTTCTTGCCTGCACCTTGAAATAGTAGGtccatgtctcttctactcgcagtgataacaacagatcggcagctttgcacgttgctctttAGAAAGCTGAGGAAGAGGGGCGGATCTTGTTCTCTAATATCGGATATCCGAGTTTGCTTTATGCGAGTGCAAATAGTCGGGAACCGCGATAAATTGTGTTAATAGTGACTTCTGTAAATGCCCGACGAGCATGAAGAGCCTTTGCATCGTCTCTGTATCGAAAGAGCTAGCTACATACGGACGTCCACAAACAAAAGAATGAATCTACAGATGTTAAACTGAGAACATTTATAGTCCTCACTCATCTAGCACGTCTTGAACATTGCCAT
This window of the Corticium candelabrum chromosome 17, ooCorCand1.1, whole genome shotgun sequence genome carries:
- the LOC134193514 gene encoding collagen alpha-2(VIII) chain-like, with the protein product MTPLGSTGSVGSSGPKGSSGDKGLKGSMGPRGIEGADGDPGAAGHTGPVGPRGSKGGKGLKGIPGRTGPRGPQGIPGEPIDQETLEKYFSPVKTLQREVSNMKLTLQSLASNDQPAAYLHGNNNYGTKSGGSIITDWYTGSGKWYSPILRGGMTYSNGYITVPKDGLYYIYGKIYFAPQSGQTQSGFYIYLNSQHVDSTYQYFSSPNGNQDHTCYSGLLKMASKGDRIYMKFVSTVYAYMYTSYAKFGAFRVA